The window ATCCATAAAAAACCAACACCCGTACAAATCGTTCAAGTTGATTATCCAAAAAGAAGTGCGGCAGTAATTAAGGAGGCCTACTTTAAACAAGCATCAACAACAGATTATAATGGAATTTATAGAGGAAGATATATTGACTTTGAAGCAAAGGAAACTAAATTCGAATCTTCTTTTCCATTAAAAAATTTCCATGAACACCAAATAAACCATATGAAAGCAGTCTTGGCTCATGATGGGATTTGTTTTGTCATTATCCGTTTTTCCAGCTTTGAGAAAGTTTTTTTCCTCCCAGCAGAGCACTTACTAATATATTGGAAACGTATGTCAGATGGTGGAAGAAAATCAATCACATTCGAAGAAATAAACGATAACAGTCATGCCCTTTCGCTTGGTTTTCGACCGAGGATTGACTATATTAAAGTAATCGATGATCTTTATAGTTTTCATTAATATCTTTTTTGAAAGTTTAGAAAGGAAGCGTTGAATGATGTCAGATAAATATCAAACGAGAGAGGAGCGCAAAAAGCAACTTTCCGGTAACAGTAAACAAAAAGGAAAAAAGACCAATAAAGGAACACTTAAAAAGATTTTCTTAATTATTGTGGCACTTGGAATTATTGGCTTGTTAACCGGGGTTGCAGCCTTTGCATATATGGTAAAGGACGCGCCCAAACTTGACGAATCTGCTTTAAAGGATCCGATTCCATCGGAGATTTATGATAAAGATGGCAATCCTGTAACAGAGGTAGGATCTGTTAACCGAGATTATGTGGACTACGAGGATATTCCTAAAGAAGTGGAAGATGCCTTTTTAGCCACGGAAGATGTTCGATTTTATAAGCATCACGGTGTTGACGTCATCCGCTTAGGCGGGGCTGTAATTGCCAATTTCACGAGAGGTTTTGGCTCTGAGGGTGCAAGTACGATCACCCAACAAGTTGTTAAAAATTCATTCTTAACACCGCAAAAAACCATTACCCGGAAGGTTCAAGAAGCTTGGCTGGCAGTGCAACTTGAGCGCAAATATACGAAACACGAGATTTTCGAGATGTATGTGAATAAGATCTGGATGTCTGAAAACTCCCATGGAGTAAAAACAGCAGCAAAGATTTATTTTGATAAGCCTTTAAAGGATCTGAAGCTTTACGAAGTTGCGCTATTAGCTGGAATGCCACAAAGTCCAGAGAATTACAATCCTTTCAGGCACCCTGATCTGGCTGAGAAGAGAAGAAATATCGTCTTATCTTTAATGCATCAGCACGGGTTTATTTCGAAAGAAGAAATGGAACAAGCCCAAGCAGTTCCAGTAGAATCCACTTTAGTTCCGGTGGAAAAACGCAATAAAAATAAAAACCCATATGACTCCTTTGTCGATCGGGTTATCAATGAAGTTGAAAAAAAATACGGAAAAGACTTAAATATTTTTTCTGATGGATTAAAAATTTATACTACCCTTGATCCTAATGCTCAGACATATGTTGAAAATATGTTAAATTCAAATGATATCGTCAAGTTTCCTGATGATGAGTTTCAAGCTGGGATTACCTTATTGGATACCAAAACTGGAGAAATCAGAGCCATTGGCGGTGGTCGAAATCAAAAGGTTCAACGTGGGTTTAACTTTGCAACAGATACTAGACGCCAGCCAGGCTCTACGATCAAACCGATACTGGACTATGGCCCAGCGATAGAGTATTTAAAATGGGGCACATATTACCCATTAGAGGATGTTCCTTACAAATACTCTGATGGAACACCAGTAAATAACTGGAATAACACCTATTTGGGCACGATGTCGATGAGAGTAGCACTTGGGATGTCTCGAAATATCCCAGCCATACAAACGCTTCAAAAGGTGGGTTTAAATAAAGCGAGGACCTTTGCCGAAGGATTAGGAATTCCTCTTCCGAATATTTATGAATCTTATGCAATCGGAGGACTTGATCCAGGGGTTTCCCCAACGCAAATGGCTGGTGCATACAGTGCATTTGGTAATAACGGAATCTATACTGAGCCTTATGCTGTTAAAGAAATCGAGCTTCGTGACGGAACAAAAATTAAAACAGCTCCTGAGTCAAAAGTGGTCATGAAGGATTATACTGCATTCATGATTACCGATATGCTGAAAAGTGTAGTAAGGGAATCTTACGGTACTGGGAAACTTGCTGCAGTCCCTGGAGTACAGGTAGCTGGTAAAACCGGAACAACTAACTATGATAAGGATTATAGAACTGCACACGGGATCCCTTCAACGGCAGTACCAGATGCGTGGTTTGCTGGTTATACCACAAATTATACCGCGGCTGTTTGGACTGGATATAAAGAGCAAAAAAATTACATCCCTGCTGGAGATGACCAAAAAATAGCCCAAAAGCTATTCAAAAATTTAATGACATATGTATCAAAAGATATTAAAACACCTGATTTTACAGTTCCAAAGACTGTTCAAAAGGTAGCAATTGAAAAAGGTACTACACAGCTTGCAAGTGATTATACCCCTAAAGATAATATAATTTACGAGTATGCCATAAAAGGTAGTGAGCCTAAAGAAGTTTCAAAAAAATATAATAAACTATCAAATCCGAGCAGTCTTGATGCGAAGTATGATCAAGCATCAAATCAAATCCTGTTAACATGGGATTATCCACAGAATGAAATCCAAGGCGTACAATATGAGGTGAGTGTTTCATTAAGTGGAGGAGCAGAACAAATTCTATCGACTACTGCTAATAAAGGATTAAATGTTGCTAATCCAGTTGCCGGTGGCATGTATAAGTTTAAAGTTACAGCTATTCGTAACCAACAACGAAGCGACCCTAGCGGAGTTTCAATTGTCATCCCAGAAAAAGTAATCAAAGACAACAACGGTGATACTCAAACCGATGGTCAAACAAATGATAATGGCCAAGGTGGTGGTGCGGATCAAAGTACTAATGGATCAACCACTACACCTGGCACCACTCAAGACGGAAGCACATCTGGGACTAATAACCAAGGGACAGGCTCTACCCCTTCAGGAACGATCCCCCCTGCAACGGGAATAAGTAACAAGAAATAATAAAGTAATAGCCTGTACCAGCATTTGTCGCTGATACAGGCTATTTTTTTCACTAATTTTTCGCTTTCATTATCGCTATATATTTAGAAAACTGCTTTTGTTGTTCTTCCATTAATTCAATTAGCTGAACAAATGACGGATAAATATTTGGTCTCTTCAGCAAAAATGAAAGCCGTTCCAAAAAATTAACAGGTTTTAACTGAAGTGAAGTGAAGTCAAAACCAGGAATCTTCTGAGCAGGAAGTCCATTCGTCCAAAATACAAATTCTATTAAATAGGCAATGCCACGTTTCATTGGAACAAGAGTTTCGCGATTATCCCTTCGTTCAAACAAATTATTAATTTCTATTTGTAGTTCCTTCCATGATTTCATTAGTTCAGGAATTACCTCTTCTGCTGCCTCCCACGGTTTAACAGAAGGAATTCCTGAATAATAGGCAATTTCATGATAAAAAGGAATGTTAACATCAAACAACTCACTTGTTTTTATGCTTATTTCGATTTGTTCTTCGAAAAAGAAAAAGGGATCAAACAGCTCTTTAGGAATAGATACTTTACTCATTTAGACTCTTCTTTCTTCATTCTTTTTTTCCCTTCTCTACACACATCGAGAAGCGGACAAGCTTTACATTGTGGGTTTTGTGCTTTGCAATGATATCTTCCAAAAAAAATCAAACGGTGATGGGTGACAGACCATTCTTCCTTTGGAATCTTTTTCATTAAAGTCTTTTCTACTTCCAGCACGGGGTCTTTCCAGCGGCAATAGCCCAATCGTTTGCTTACCCTCTCTACATGTGTATCAACAGCAATTGCCGGAACTCCAAAAGCCACTGATGCAACTACATTAGCGGTTTTCCTTCCTACACCTGGCAAACGCATTAGTTCGTCTTGGCTCTTTGGTACAACTCCATCATATTCATCTAATAACATTTGACAAAGTTTTTGTATATTTTTTGCTTTGTTACGAAATAAACCAATTGAGCGAATGTCTTGTTGGAGCTCTTCAAGTGATACGTTTAAATAATCCTCAGGTTTTTTATACTTTTGAAAAAGATTCTTCGTCACTTTGTTAACGAGGGCATCAGTACATTGGGCTGAAAGAGCAACCGCAATGACCAATTCAAAAGGGTTCGAATGGATTAACTCACAATGCGCATCCGGAAACATTTCGCCCATTTTATCTAATGAATATCGTATTTGTTGTTTATTTAACATGGACTCACACCCTAATATATAATACAAAAGCGAGAGAATAGGCTCCTCTCGCACATTGAATTCCTATTTCTCAAGCCAATTATAAAAAGGAACTGATGTTGGTTTCGTTCCTGTTTCCTCTTTTTGCTTTGGAACTTGGTGTTGCCTAAATTTTCTTCCATAGCTTTTTGCTTGTTCAATTGTATTAACTCCATTTTTCTTCCATTCAAATAAAATGCGATCAATATATCGGAAATTTAGCTTTCCAGAAATAACAGCCTCTCTAAGTGCTGCTTTTATGATGATCGGCTCATGGTGATCGTCATCGAGCCACATTCCAAGTGATTCACACTCAAATGGGGACAATGGTCTACCAAATTCTTGTTCAAAACAAGTGTATAAATCAGTTTCCAGTTCTTGGTTGTTTTTCGTTTCTTTAAGATTAGATTGTGCTTGAAATTGGTCAATTAACTTTTCCCATAATGGATCCAATGAATACTGTTCAAACCGAATACCTTCCTCAGAAAAGCCTTCAATAATATCAATAAAACCTCTTTGAACCAATCTTCTAAGAGTATTCGTGCAATCAATGGTCATTCGGTCTGAAAGCTCTGATAATGTGGGGAAATGATTGCCTTTTTCTAAAAAAGAAAATACATGTAAAATTAATACAAATTCTTGTTCAGTTAAACTCATTTGTTTATAGTTAGTAAGCAAGGCGTGCGGTATAGTAATATTTCCGTTCTTAAGCCATGCTACCATATTAGAATTGTTCATTAGGAGACACCTCTTTATTAGTATAGCATGAACAATGACACCAAGTAAGACTCGCTCGGCTGCTTCCAAAATTTAATCATAATCTTTTCAGCAAAGGCTCTTTTCGTAAACTTTGTTGCTATTTTCCAAAAGAGAAGTGTGGTTGATTTCCGCTCCAGGATGCTCGCTTTCCGCGGGGCGGGCGGTGAGCCTCCTCGTCGCTAAAGCTCCTGCGGGGTCTCACCTGTCCCGCTGCTCCCGCAGGAGTCGAGCACCTTCCGCTCCAATCAACTTATTTATCAACGGTTTTCTTTCCAAAAACGTTAAAAAAACAACAATCTTTTAGAAAACAGCCTAAGCAAAAAACAAAGCAGAGGTTGACTTATTATTAAGTCACCTCTGCTTTTAAAAGTATTAAATCTTACTTTTTATGGATATAAGCGATTTAAAAGGCGTGGGAACGGAATCGTTTCACGAACATGTTCCACTCCACTAATCCAGGCTACCGTTCTTTCTAGTCCTAAACCAAAGCCAGAATGTGGAACAGAACCATATTGACGAAGTTCTAAATACCACTTATAAGTATCAGAACTTAAGTGATGTTCATCCATCCGTTTCTTTAACAATTCAAAATCATGGACACGCTGTGAGCCCCCAATAATTTCCCCGTAGCCTTCAGGCGCAATTAAATCGGCACAAAGCA of the Bacillus sp. 1NLA3E genome contains:
- a CDS encoding YpoC family protein gives rise to the protein MSKVSIPKELFDPFFFFEEQIEISIKTSELFDVNIPFYHEIAYYSGIPSVKPWEAAEEVIPELMKSWKELQIEINNLFERRDNRETLVPMKRGIAYLIEFVFWTNGLPAQKIPGFDFTSLQLKPVNFLERLSFLLKRPNIYPSFVQLIELMEEQQKQFSKYIAIMKAKN
- the recU gene encoding Holliday junction resolvase RecU: MIFNYPNGRRFTQTSEKQETFRKKEKNFTYSNRGMTLEEDLNETNRFYLENNIAVIHKKPTPVQIVQVDYPKRSAAVIKEAYFKQASTTDYNGIYRGRYIDFEAKETKFESSFPLKNFHEHQINHMKAVLAHDGICFVIIRFSSFEKVFFLPAEHLLIYWKRMSDGGRKSITFEEINDNSHALSLGFRPRIDYIKVIDDLYSFH
- a CDS encoding penicillin-binding protein 1A is translated as MSDKYQTREERKKQLSGNSKQKGKKTNKGTLKKIFLIIVALGIIGLLTGVAAFAYMVKDAPKLDESALKDPIPSEIYDKDGNPVTEVGSVNRDYVDYEDIPKEVEDAFLATEDVRFYKHHGVDVIRLGGAVIANFTRGFGSEGASTITQQVVKNSFLTPQKTITRKVQEAWLAVQLERKYTKHEIFEMYVNKIWMSENSHGVKTAAKIYFDKPLKDLKLYEVALLAGMPQSPENYNPFRHPDLAEKRRNIVLSLMHQHGFISKEEMEQAQAVPVESTLVPVEKRNKNKNPYDSFVDRVINEVEKKYGKDLNIFSDGLKIYTTLDPNAQTYVENMLNSNDIVKFPDDEFQAGITLLDTKTGEIRAIGGGRNQKVQRGFNFATDTRRQPGSTIKPILDYGPAIEYLKWGTYYPLEDVPYKYSDGTPVNNWNNTYLGTMSMRVALGMSRNIPAIQTLQKVGLNKARTFAEGLGIPLPNIYESYAIGGLDPGVSPTQMAGAYSAFGNNGIYTEPYAVKEIELRDGTKIKTAPESKVVMKDYTAFMITDMLKSVVRESYGTGKLAAVPGVQVAGKTGTTNYDKDYRTAHGIPSTAVPDAWFAGYTTNYTAAVWTGYKEQKNYIPAGDDQKIAQKLFKNLMTYVSKDIKTPDFTVPKTVQKVAIEKGTTQLASDYTPKDNIIYEYAIKGSEPKEVSKKYNKLSNPSSLDAKYDQASNQILLTWDYPQNEIQGVQYEVSVSLSGGAEQILSTTANKGLNVANPVAGGMYKFKVTAIRNQQRSDPSGVSIVIPEKVIKDNNGDTQTDGQTNDNGQGGGADQSTNGSTTTPGTTQDGSTSGTNNQGTGSTPSGTIPPATGISNKK
- the nth gene encoding endonuclease III; amino-acid sequence: MLNKQQIRYSLDKMGEMFPDAHCELIHSNPFELVIAVALSAQCTDALVNKVTKNLFQKYKKPEDYLNVSLEELQQDIRSIGLFRNKAKNIQKLCQMLLDEYDGVVPKSQDELMRLPGVGRKTANVVASVAFGVPAIAVDTHVERVSKRLGYCRWKDPVLEVEKTLMKKIPKEEWSVTHHRLIFFGRYHCKAQNPQCKACPLLDVCREGKKRMKKEESK
- a CDS encoding DnaD domain-containing protein — translated: MNNSNMVAWLKNGNITIPHALLTNYKQMSLTEQEFVLILHVFSFLEKGNHFPTLSELSDRMTIDCTNTLRRLVQRGFIDIIEGFSEEGIRFEQYSLDPLWEKLIDQFQAQSNLKETKNNQELETDLYTCFEQEFGRPLSPFECESLGMWLDDDHHEPIIIKAALREAVISGKLNFRYIDRILFEWKKNGVNTIEQAKSYGRKFRQHQVPKQKEETGTKPTSVPFYNWLEK